The genomic segment GGCAATAACATCAGGGCGTGCGCTGGGTAAATCGACCTTGTTCATCACAGGGATGATTTCCAGGTCCAGTTCCATGGCCAAATACAGGTTGGAAATGGTCTGGGCTTCAATACCCTGGGCGGCGTCTACAACAAGAATGGCTCCTTCACAAGCGCTGAGTGCCCGCGATACTTCATAGGTAAAATCGACATGGCCCGGTGTGTCAATCAGGTTGAGCGTATACGTCTGCCCATCTTCCGCTTTGTACTCCATCCGGATGGCGTGGCTCTTGATCGTGATACCACGTTCGCGCTCCAGGTCCATATCATCCAGCACCTGCTCTTGCAACTCTCGTTGGCTCAGCGTACCAGTTAGCTCCAGCAACCGGTCAGCAAGCGTACTCTTGCCGTGGTCGATGTGAGCAATGATGCAAAAATTCCTTATGCGCTCTTTATAATTGGACATTCGTTCTTCTCGGGCAACCATGTACTTAAGACATGATGTTCTGCTACTCCCTGCGCCGGCATTGGATCGAACACAAGGAGGTTTTCTTCTGACAAACACAAAGATCAATCCCCTTTGTTAGTTCCCGCCCGAACGCCTCGACCACCCAAGAATTGCCCTACTACAGATCTTTCTTCACGGTATCTTCCTCCACTCCATTCCCACCGGCTGTTTCCGGTGGAAAAACTGCCGCATCCTCTTTCATTTCACTACGCGCCGCATCCGCAGCAACGGCACCCACAACATCAGCATCCTGGTGTTCCGGAACAGCCTCAATGAGGCTCTCCTGAAACTTGTTCTGGAACACAAGGATACCGATAACACCTAACACAATGGCCATGTCCGCTACATTCCAAATTGGAAATAACGCAGCGTATTTACCTCCGACGAATGGCCAGGATTCAGGGATGTATCCGCGCCAGAGATTGACGTGGATGAAATCAACGACATGCCCCGTAAAGAGCCGGTTGTTGTAAAAAATAGCGCCGTAAAACACCCGGTCGATAATATTGCCGAACGCACCGCCAAGAATAAAGCCAATGCTAATCCGATACCAGGAATACGTATGCCTCACCTTGTACAGGTAAAACAAAATCAGGAGCGTGGCTGAAACGGACAGAATGGGGACGAGTCCTTTAACGCCAAACGTTATTCCAAACGCCATTCCCGGATTTTCAGTAAAGGTAAACTTGAGCCAATCACCAACAAGCGCAATGGACTGCCCGACGTACATCTTCTGCAAGACAAGCAGCTTGGTAATTTGATCAATTATAACAACGAATACAGAAATCCAGAGAACGCGCATGTACCAGCAATACCTCGCCCAACGAGGTGTTAATCCCTACAAAATCAACGCAATTTACTTTTTTTGCT from the Bacteroidota bacterium genome contains:
- a CDS encoding signal peptidase II, giving the protein MRVLWISVFVVIIDQITKLLVLQKMYVGQSIALVGDWLKFTFTENPGMAFGITFGVKGLVPILSVSATLLILFYLYKVRHTYSWYRISIGFILGGAFGNIIDRVFYGAIFYNNRLFTGHVVDFIHVNLWRGYIPESWPFVGGKYAALFPIWNVADMAIVLGVIGILVFQNKFQESLIEAVPEHQDADVVGAVAADAARSEMKEDAAVFPPETAGGNGVEEDTVKKDL